A window of Deltaproteobacteria bacterium contains these coding sequences:
- a CDS encoding nitroreductase family protein: MAWEDLKEIFRPETVHMGIMAVDEEECTSCGLCIENCPFRAWEMDENDIPRLKDVYECFSCYNCMVACPVEAISIVESYHVDSGFYASEPNPIPAKMPFDPRDAEGNTDEWNTIERAIFERRSVRNFKEDPVPETIIRRVLEAGRFAPTSGNCQPWKFVVVTNKAMITEMNEAMYAVLAGMYNMYTDDEQTKNVLVPMYEADPNPGLWDPRIILGGIGSVSRKNAPVFLNAPVVILIACDDRAIGGPQIQAGICGQNMNLVANSLGIKACWVGFSQTLEMVPPVKEKLGLKPPWRINNALVLGYPKFKQEGVVPREYRPVIWLREGKEGSEID; encoded by the coding sequence ATGGCTTGGGAAGATTTAAAAGAGATTTTTCGGCCGGAAACCGTTCATATGGGAATAATGGCAGTTGATGAGGAAGAGTGTACAAGTTGTGGATTATGCATTGAAAACTGTCCCTTCAGGGCCTGGGAGATGGATGAAAACGACATTCCCAGGCTAAAGGACGTGTACGAGTGCTTCAGCTGCTACAACTGCATGGTAGCCTGTCCGGTCGAGGCCATCTCTATCGTGGAATCGTACCATGTGGACAGCGGCTTCTATGCCTCTGAACCGAACCCTATCCCGGCCAAGATGCCTTTCGACCCCAGGGACGCCGAAGGGAATACGGATGAGTGGAATACCATTGAGAGAGCGATCTTTGAACGGCGGAGCGTCCGAAACTTCAAAGAAGACCCGGTCCCTGAAACCATTATCCGGCGGGTGCTTGAAGCGGGCCGATTCGCGCCCACCAGCGGGAACTGTCAGCCCTGGAAATTCGTTGTCGTTACGAACAAGGCCATGATCACTGAGATGAATGAGGCCATGTACGCCGTGCTGGCCGGGATGTATAACATGTACACAGATGACGAACAGACGAAAAATGTGCTCGTTCCCATGTATGAGGCCGACCCGAATCCCGGCCTATGGGATCCCCGCATCATCCTGGGCGGCATCGGCAGCGTCTCCCGGAAAAATGCCCCGGTTTTTCTGAACGCGCCGGTGGTCATCCTCATAGCGTGCGACGACCGGGCCATCGGCGGCCCGCAGATTCAGGCGGGTATCTGCGGCCAGAATATGAATCTCGTGGCCAACTCGCTCGGAATCAAGGCCTGCTGGGTGGGGTTCAGCCAGACCCTCGAGATGGTTCCGCCTGTCAAAGAAAAACTCGGGCTCAAACCACCCTGGAGAATTAACAACGCGCTTGTCTTAGGCTACCCCAAATTCAAGCAGGAAGGGGTTGTGCCGCGGGAGTACAGGCCGGTGATCTGGCTCCGCGAAGGCAAGGAAGGTTCCGAGATAGATTAA